In Actinomadura citrea, a single window of DNA contains:
- a CDS encoding PLP-dependent aminotransferase family protein: MTENWVNLAEGLGADLHLELPGGGRRAALTRALRAAVRSGRLAPGTRLPPYRSLAADLGLARNTVADAYAELVAEGWLTARQGSGTRVALGAQPPPARPTPRPGADRPPEPLHDLRQGQPDAASFPRAAWLASARRAVTAAPNEAFGPGDPRGRPELRRALAAYLARTRGVRTDADHIVVCSGFAHALRLLFGGGVLHGPLAVEGYGLPFHRALLKQAGTLTRPLTVDEDGARIDELSEAERTVLLTPAHQFPTGGPLHSRRRTAVAEWAASSEGLILEDDYDGEFRYDRQPVGAVQGLAPDRVLYVGSVSKSLSPAIRLGWMVLPDRLMDDVLTAKGEREAWAGVLDQLTLADFLDSGSYDRHVRRMRQRYRDRRDRFVTALAEHAPHVHATGIAAGLHAVLRLPSGTEPATVHAATRAGVAVDALSAFRHPAARLPREDGLVVGYATPPDHAFGAALQALVRVLRRPEVSRRRGAGSP, translated from the coding sequence ATGACGGAAAACTGGGTCAATCTTGCTGAGGGGCTCGGAGCCGACCTCCACCTGGAGCTGCCGGGCGGCGGGCGCCGGGCGGCCCTGACCCGCGCGCTGCGCGCGGCGGTCCGCTCCGGGCGGCTGGCCCCCGGCACCCGGCTCCCGCCCTACCGTTCGCTGGCCGCCGACCTGGGCCTGGCCCGCAACACCGTCGCCGACGCCTACGCCGAACTCGTCGCCGAGGGCTGGCTGACCGCCCGCCAGGGCTCCGGGACGCGGGTGGCGCTCGGCGCGCAGCCGCCCCCGGCACGCCCCACGCCGCGGCCCGGCGCGGACCGTCCGCCCGAACCGCTGCACGACCTGCGGCAGGGCCAGCCGGACGCCGCGTCCTTCCCCCGCGCCGCCTGGCTGGCGTCGGCGCGCCGGGCGGTCACGGCGGCGCCGAACGAGGCCTTCGGCCCCGGCGACCCGCGCGGCCGCCCCGAACTGCGCCGCGCGCTCGCCGCTTACCTGGCCCGCACGCGCGGCGTGCGGACCGACGCCGACCACATCGTGGTCTGCTCCGGCTTCGCGCACGCCCTGCGCCTGCTGTTCGGCGGCGGGGTGCTGCACGGCCCGCTGGCGGTCGAGGGATACGGGCTGCCCTTCCACCGGGCTCTGCTGAAACAGGCCGGTACGCTCACCCGTCCGCTCACCGTCGACGAAGACGGCGCGCGGATCGACGAGCTCTCCGAAGCCGAGCGCACGGTACTGCTGACGCCCGCGCACCAGTTCCCCACAGGCGGGCCGCTCCATTCGCGCAGGCGCACGGCGGTCGCCGAGTGGGCGGCCTCGTCAGAGGGGCTCATCCTCGAAGACGACTACGACGGGGAGTTCCGCTACGACCGCCAGCCGGTAGGGGCGGTGCAGGGCCTGGCCCCCGATCGGGTCCTGTACGTCGGGTCCGTCAGCAAGAGCCTGTCCCCCGCCATCCGGCTCGGCTGGATGGTCCTGCCCGACCGCCTGATGGACGACGTCCTCACGGCCAAGGGCGAGCGCGAAGCGTGGGCGGGCGTGCTCGACCAGCTGACTCTGGCCGACTTCCTGGACTCGGGCTCCTACGACCGCCACGTCCGCCGCATGCGCCAGCGCTACCGCGACCGCCGCGACCGCTTCGTCACCGCCCTGGCCGAGCACGCGCCCCACGTCCACGCGACCGGGATCGCCGCCGGCCTGCACGCCGTCCTGCGCCTGCCGTCCGGCACCGAGCCCGCCACCGTGCACGCCGCGACGCGTGCCGGAGTGGCGGTCGACGCCCTGTCGGCGTTCCGCCACCCCGCCGCCCGCCTCCCGCGCGAGGACGGCCTGGTGGTCGGCTACGCGACACCCCCGGACCACGCCTTCGGGGCGGCACTGCAGGCGCTCGTGCGGGTCCTCCGGCGGCCGGAGGTCAGCCGCCGAAGAGGGGCAGGATCGCCCTGA
- a CDS encoding MFS transporter, with amino-acid sequence MEISYKEGSAPARPAPPATVPRHWIVAYFLATLAMWAGLLAAAQILLPAQLAALDPDRQVWHLGLITALGAGAAIVSSPVAGSLSDRTASRFGRRRPWVLASALVCSAALFALPLQTTVAGVGVCWVLVHGAANAMCAALCAAIPDRVPVARRGLVSGIAGLAMPVGLVVGTVLVSAIPTWAGYALMGGLTLTLALPYVLLEEPAPLRSPGLGGPPDGPASPVSGARAPRRSPKVFLADLYVSPRRHPDFAWTLSGRFFAQLSISLATLYLLYFLRDEVRVDDPAGGVAVLSLLYTAGVVAASVTAGRRSDRTGRRKPFVIVASILMAGALTCMALLPLWPAALASAAVLGAGHGVYLAIDQALVTEVLPLERDRAKDLGLINAAGSGAVAVAPLVAAGTLLLGGFSALFTAGAGLAVAGGLAIQPVRSVR; translated from the coding sequence ATGGAGATCTCTTATAAAGAAGGATCCGCCCCTGCCCGTCCGGCGCCGCCCGCCACCGTCCCCCGCCATTGGATCGTCGCCTATTTCCTGGCGACGCTCGCCATGTGGGCCGGCCTGCTGGCGGCGGCGCAGATCCTGCTGCCCGCCCAGCTCGCTGCGCTCGACCCGGACCGCCAGGTCTGGCACCTCGGCCTGATCACCGCCCTCGGCGCGGGCGCCGCCATCGTCTCCTCCCCCGTCGCCGGCTCCCTGTCGGACCGCACGGCCTCGCGCTTCGGGCGGCGGCGGCCCTGGGTGCTCGCCTCCGCCCTGGTCTGCTCCGCGGCCCTGTTCGCGCTGCCGCTCCAGACCACGGTCGCCGGCGTCGGCGTGTGCTGGGTCCTCGTGCACGGCGCCGCGAACGCGATGTGCGCGGCCCTGTGCGCCGCGATCCCCGACCGCGTCCCGGTGGCCCGGCGCGGCCTGGTCTCCGGCATCGCGGGGCTCGCGATGCCGGTCGGGCTGGTCGTCGGGACGGTGCTCGTCTCGGCGATCCCCACCTGGGCCGGATACGCCCTGATGGGCGGGCTGACCCTCACGCTGGCCCTCCCGTACGTCCTGCTCGAGGAGCCCGCGCCGCTCCGCTCGCCCGGCCTCGGCGGCCCGCCGGACGGGCCCGCCTCCCCGGTCTCCGGAGCGCGCGCCCCGCGCCGGTCGCCCAAGGTCTTCCTGGCCGACCTGTACGTCAGCCCGCGGCGCCACCCCGACTTCGCCTGGACGCTGTCGGGGCGGTTCTTCGCCCAGCTGTCGATCTCCCTCGCCACGCTGTACCTGCTCTACTTCCTGCGCGACGAGGTGCGCGTGGACGATCCCGCCGGGGGCGTGGCGGTGCTCAGCCTGCTCTACACCGCGGGGGTCGTCGCCGCGAGCGTCACCGCGGGGCGCCGATCCGACCGCACCGGACGGCGCAAACCGTTCGTCATCGTCGCCTCGATCCTCATGGCCGGGGCGCTGACCTGCATGGCGCTGCTCCCCCTCTGGCCCGCGGCGCTGGCGTCGGCGGCCGTTCTCGGCGCCGGGCACGGCGTCTACCTGGCCATCGACCAGGCGCTCGTCACCGAGGTGCTGCCGCTGGAGCGGGACCGTGCCAAGGACCTCGGCCTGATCAACGCGGCGGGCAGCGGCGCGGTCGCGGTCGCCCCGCTCGTGGCCGCCGGGACGCTGCTGCTGGGCGGCTTCTCCGCGCTCTTCACGGCCGGCGCCGGACTCGCCGTCGCCGGCGGCCTGGCCATCCAGCCGGTCAGATCCGTCCGCTGA
- a CDS encoding MFS transporter small subunit has translation MAPTPGPVPDESRSADLDRAVPRLVVSWSVVGIPLIYGVVETVRAILPLFGG, from the coding sequence ATGGCCCCAACGCCGGGCCCCGTCCCCGACGAGAGCCGGTCCGCAGACCTCGACAGGGCCGTGCCGCGCCTCGTCGTCTCCTGGTCCGTCGTCGGCATCCCGCTGATCTACGGCGTGGTGGAGACGGTCAGGGCGATCCTGCCCCTCTTCGGCGGCTGA
- a CDS encoding TetR/AcrR family transcriptional regulator, whose amino-acid sequence MKRGRPGYDQATVLRRAIELFNRKGYEGSSMGDLAEELGFSKSAIYHHVPGKTYLLALALDEALDELTAVIREAQDESGGSAYERLRSVVRESVRVLVAHQPAVTLLLRVRGNSEVELAALQRRRWIDAKLAELVRAAAAEGAVRGDVPPELVSRLLFGMVNSLVEWYRPGGEVSADALSDAITAIAFDGLAARPS is encoded by the coding sequence ATGAAAAGAGGCCGTCCCGGTTATGACCAGGCGACCGTGTTGCGCCGGGCCATCGAGCTTTTCAATCGGAAGGGCTACGAGGGGTCCAGTATGGGTGACCTCGCGGAGGAGCTCGGGTTCAGCAAGTCGGCGATCTACCATCACGTGCCGGGCAAGACGTATCTGCTCGCGCTGGCGCTCGACGAGGCGCTCGACGAGTTGACGGCGGTGATCCGCGAGGCGCAGGACGAGTCGGGGGGCAGCGCGTACGAGCGGCTGCGGTCGGTGGTGCGGGAGAGCGTGCGGGTGCTGGTGGCCCACCAGCCGGCGGTGACGCTGCTGCTGCGGGTGCGCGGCAACAGCGAGGTGGAGCTGGCGGCGCTCCAGCGGCGGCGGTGGATCGACGCGAAGCTGGCGGAGCTGGTGCGGGCGGCGGCCGCGGAGGGGGCGGTGCGCGGCGACGTGCCGCCGGAGCTGGTGAGCCGGCTGCTGTTCGGGATGGTCAACTCGCTGGTCGAGTGGTACCGGCCGGGCGGCGAGGTGAGCGCGGACGCCCTGTCGGACGCCATCACCGCGATCGCGTTCGACGGTCTGGCGGCGCGGCCGTCCTGA
- a CDS encoding helix-turn-helix transcriptional regulator, protein MHLSVHDQKQVIRLLATARHEILSLVPAWPASLRNAYLRRRTTAGPRSRIVVSRSCRLQAASGPGPSEIRLGGTLPAFLLVVDRRTALVRRNGPYLAPGVVQPAEIDRLVAFFESHWEQAFPIAPVPARPMSELQLNILRKLAVGMTDQAAANALKISSRTVQRQVHDVMEQLGARSRLELGICLASTDLV, encoded by the coding sequence ATGCACCTTTCGGTACATGATCAAAAGCAGGTCATACGTCTGCTCGCGACTGCCCGGCACGAGATCCTCTCGCTCGTCCCGGCGTGGCCGGCCTCGCTGCGCAACGCCTACCTGCGCCGCCGCACCACGGCCGGCCCCCGCTCCCGCATCGTCGTCTCCCGCTCCTGCCGCCTCCAGGCGGCCTCCGGGCCCGGGCCGTCCGAGATCCGGCTCGGCGGCACCCTGCCGGCCTTCCTCCTGGTGGTGGACCGCCGGACCGCCCTGGTCAGGCGCAACGGTCCCTACCTCGCTCCCGGGGTCGTCCAGCCCGCCGAGATCGACCGGCTGGTCGCCTTCTTCGAGAGCCACTGGGAGCAGGCGTTCCCCATCGCCCCCGTCCCGGCGCGGCCGATGAGCGAACTCCAGCTCAACATCCTGCGCAAGCTGGCCGTGGGCATGACCGACCAGGCGGCCGCCAACGCTCTGAAGATCTCGTCGCGCACCGTCCAGCGCCAGGTGCACGACGTGATGGAGCAACTCGGGGCCCGCAGCCGCCTGGAACTGGGCATCTGCCTGGCTTCCACCGACCTGGTCTGA
- a CDS encoding FAD-binding oxidoreductase — protein MNDLRAAVRGRVLLPGDAGFDAARRPWNLAVEQPVEAVVEAADAADVAALVRYARSAGVAIATQPNGHGATGRTGGAILLRTRRLDGLEIDPAARRARIGAGVASGRLQAAAAPHGLTGLPGSSPVVSVAGVALGGGLSWFGRAHGWVADSVTAFEIVDAEGRRRRVAADADPDLFWALRGGGGDIAVVTSLDLALHPAPHLYGGRMLWPAVHAPEVMDAYRQITAAAPDELTVWLDLLHFPGADPMVAVDVTYLGPAAEARDLLRPLDRLARPLSDGRAVMPVSELGAITAEPTDPGAGRSRAELLTELDDGAVKALLADPIAPLLSVQIRHLEGAFTRPSDSPHGPLTEPYALYMFGIPTDPETADAVKGKQATLADALPISGRKPFTFLNPEETAANAFTPDALARLRRIKAHNDPHNTIRSNFPANP, from the coding sequence ATGAACGACTTGCGCGCTGCCGTCCGCGGCCGGGTCCTGCTGCCCGGCGACGCCGGATTCGACGCGGCCCGGCGCCCCTGGAACCTGGCCGTGGAGCAGCCGGTCGAGGCCGTGGTCGAGGCCGCCGACGCCGCCGACGTCGCCGCGCTCGTCCGGTACGCCCGTTCCGCCGGTGTGGCCATCGCCACGCAGCCCAACGGGCACGGCGCCACGGGCCGCACCGGGGGCGCGATCCTGCTGCGCACCCGGCGGCTGGACGGCCTGGAGATCGACCCCGCGGCCCGCCGCGCCCGGATCGGCGCGGGCGTCGCCTCGGGACGGCTCCAGGCGGCGGCCGCGCCGCACGGCCTGACCGGGCTGCCCGGGAGCTCTCCCGTGGTCAGCGTCGCCGGGGTCGCCCTCGGCGGCGGGCTGAGCTGGTTCGGCCGCGCCCACGGCTGGGTCGCCGACAGCGTCACCGCCTTCGAGATCGTCGACGCCGAGGGCCGCCGCCGGCGCGTCGCCGCGGACGCCGATCCCGACCTGTTCTGGGCACTGCGCGGCGGGGGCGGCGACATCGCCGTCGTGACGTCCCTCGACCTGGCGCTGCATCCGGCGCCGCACCTGTACGGCGGCCGGATGCTGTGGCCGGCCGTGCACGCGCCCGAGGTGATGGACGCCTACCGGCAGATCACCGCCGCCGCCCCGGACGAGCTGACGGTCTGGCTGGACCTGCTGCACTTCCCCGGAGCCGACCCGATGGTCGCCGTGGACGTCACCTACCTCGGCCCGGCGGCCGAGGCACGCGACCTGCTGCGCCCCCTGGACCGGCTCGCCCGGCCGCTGTCGGACGGCAGGGCGGTCATGCCGGTCTCCGAGTTGGGCGCCATCACGGCCGAACCCACCGACCCCGGCGCCGGCCGCTCGCGTGCCGAACTGCTCACGGAACTGGACGACGGCGCGGTCAAGGCGCTGCTGGCCGACCCCATCGCCCCCTTGCTGAGCGTGCAGATCCGGCATCTGGAAGGCGCGTTCACCCGTCCCTCCGACAGCCCGCACGGCCCGCTCACCGAGCCCTACGCGCTCTACATGTTCGGCATCCCGACCGACCCGGAGACCGCCGATGCGGTAAAGGGCAAACAGGCCACGCTCGCCGACGCGCTTCCCATCAGCGGCCGCAAGCCCTTCACGTTCCTCAACCCCGAGGAGACCGCCGCGAACGCTTTCACCCCCGACGCGCTGGCCCGCCTCCGCCGTATCAAGGCCCACAACGACCCGCACAACACCATCCGCAGCAACTTCCCCGCCAATCCGTGA
- a CDS encoding OFA family MFS transporter: protein MALSFLDLRHTVAKPGYNRWLIPPAALAVHLCIGQAYATSVYKTALVAHFDVGLTAVGVVFSIAIVMLGASAAVMGTWVDRVGPRRAMFTAACFWASGFLVAALGIAAGQLWLVYLGYGVIGGIGLGIGYISPVSTLIRWFPDRPGLATGMAIMGFGGGALVASPLSRRLLSLYDPGGDPASGAAVALLFVTLGLAYFVVMMFGVFTVRVPAPGWRPAGAAPAAERSRAPAAPRGVSAASAIRTPQFWLLWTVLFCNVTAGIGILEQAGPMIGDFFRSGGSTSVSATEAAGFVGLLSMFNMAGRFVWSSTSDYIGRKPAYVGYLGVGMAAYVLLALFGDASTAFFVALAALIISFYGGGFATVPAYLRDLFGTYQVGAIHGRLLTAWSAAGIAGPLIVNRFLDARGEPGALVAADYRPALFTMVGVLAIGFAANLLIRPVAERHHVADAEPRVSDASPAA from the coding sequence GTGGCGCTCTCCTTCCTCGATCTGCGGCACACCGTCGCGAAACCGGGCTACAACCGCTGGCTGATCCCGCCTGCCGCGCTCGCCGTGCACCTCTGCATCGGGCAGGCGTACGCCACCAGCGTCTACAAGACCGCACTCGTCGCGCATTTCGACGTCGGCCTCACCGCGGTCGGCGTCGTCTTCTCCATCGCGATCGTGATGCTCGGCGCGTCCGCGGCGGTCATGGGCACGTGGGTCGACCGCGTCGGGCCGCGCCGGGCGATGTTCACCGCCGCCTGCTTCTGGGCGTCGGGCTTCCTGGTCGCGGCGCTCGGCATCGCCGCCGGGCAGCTCTGGCTGGTCTACCTCGGCTACGGCGTCATCGGCGGCATCGGCCTCGGCATCGGCTACATCTCGCCGGTCTCCACCCTGATCAGATGGTTCCCCGACCGGCCGGGCCTGGCGACGGGCATGGCCATCATGGGCTTCGGCGGGGGCGCGCTGGTCGCCTCGCCGCTGTCGCGCCGGCTGCTGTCGCTGTACGACCCGGGCGGCGACCCCGCGTCCGGCGCCGCCGTCGCCCTGCTGTTCGTCACGCTGGGCCTCGCCTACTTCGTGGTGATGATGTTCGGAGTGTTCACCGTGCGGGTCCCGGCGCCGGGATGGCGGCCCGCAGGGGCCGCCCCCGCGGCGGAACGTTCCCGGGCGCCCGCCGCGCCGCGCGGTGTCTCGGCGGCGTCCGCAATCAGGACGCCGCAGTTCTGGCTGCTCTGGACGGTGCTGTTCTGCAACGTCACCGCCGGAATCGGGATCCTGGAGCAGGCGGGTCCGATGATCGGCGACTTCTTCCGCTCCGGCGGCTCGACCTCGGTGTCGGCGACCGAGGCGGCCGGGTTCGTCGGGCTCCTGTCGATGTTCAACATGGCCGGGCGGTTCGTCTGGTCCTCGACCTCGGACTACATCGGCCGCAAGCCCGCCTACGTGGGTTATCTCGGCGTCGGCATGGCCGCCTACGTCCTGCTCGCGCTCTTCGGGGACGCCTCGACGGCTTTCTTCGTCGCCCTCGCCGCACTGATCATCTCCTTCTACGGCGGCGGGTTCGCCACCGTCCCGGCCTACCTGCGCGACCTGTTCGGCACCTACCAGGTCGGCGCGATCCACGGACGGCTGCTGACCGCCTGGTCGGCGGCGGGCATCGCCGGGCCGCTGATCGTGAACCGGTTCCTGGACGCCCGCGGCGAGCCGGGCGCGCTCGTGGCCGCCGACTACCGGCCCGCGCTGTTCACCATGGTCGGGGTCCTCGCGATCGGGTTCGCCGCGAACCTGCTCATCCGCCCGGTGGCGGAGCGGCACCACGTGGCGGACGCCGAGCCCCGCGTGTCCGACGCCAGCCCGGCCGCCTGA
- a CDS encoding histone-like nucleoid-structuring protein Lsr2 translates to MAQQVKVRLVDDISGGEAVETVSFSLDGKAYEIDLNKKNASKLRKVIEPYREHGRKARRVAVRSAARTAGSRERSAEIRRWARSAGIPVNDRGRIPADVIQKFEAAH, encoded by the coding sequence ATGGCGCAGCAGGTCAAGGTTCGCCTGGTCGACGACATCAGCGGCGGGGAGGCGGTGGAAACCGTGTCGTTCTCGCTCGACGGTAAGGCCTATGAGATCGACCTGAACAAGAAGAACGCCTCCAAACTGCGCAAGGTCATCGAGCCTTACCGGGAGCACGGCCGCAAGGCGCGCCGTGTCGCGGTGAGGAGCGCCGCGCGCACGGCGGGCAGCCGCGAGCGCAGCGCCGAGATCCGCCGATGGGCGAGGTCGGCGGGAATCCCCGTCAACGACCGCGGGCGCATTCCCGCCGATGTGATCCAGAAGTTCGAGGCCGCGCACTGA
- a CDS encoding ATP-binding protein, giving the protein MSPPRSHVLQGLLGALLLAQGEPLRTERLTRLVWADRAEMTSRESVHVGISRLRKWLRQLGDGGPSIDYEDGYRLAVPGGDLDLHRFRALIERARAVEEPEPRAAVLVSALRLRRGPVLTGMEYLDRADVLLRSVEQRVREAVMDLATAAQRVDDPEPAIAAVRALAGDLPFDEPLHAALIDLLAAGGQPAEALNVYRRLGERLADELGVEPSSQVQDAYLRVLDRDRPFAAAPEPAAGARAAVPVPAQLPPGIPDFTGRLDEAALIAESLTSPADGRARTVAVTTIAGMGGIGKTALAVHVAHLLTDTFPDGQLYANLNGDADARPKPSEVLDRFLRALGVSGSGVPPAPAERAALFRSRVAGRRVLVVLDGALNEEQVRPLLPGSPGTAVLVTSRNRLTGLEGATLLDLEVLSPPQAVDLLTRVIGPRRVAAEPEGAVEIVRLCGHIPLAVRIAAGRLAGRPNWTLAHLAEVLRDERGRLDELSVGDLAVRASFRMSYRPLPPATRRAFRMIGLLDAPDFTLWTVAALLGVPLNEARPHLERLIDAQLVNVTGTDATGGLRHRMHELIRLYARECAEAEDAPRQRTAALARALGAWLWLAENAAERIPGPAYASMHGTAARWPLSPATAARLLADPLQWFAAELPALTAAARQACDLKLDELAWDLAASLEKFCDIRGAYDDWRHTNERALRLCRAARNKRGEAVLLRGLLEVITWTSEGRTKPAMVVMRETAERLLRLFTELGDERGMADALIQISWGLVAQGAKEEALATATRALRLAEPCGYLGGQARALQVQAVAHGEEDPLRAVPCLERALEIAERLGNPRLKATVVQFLGVGHAFAGDLGTGQDMLNRSITMARELDDRYLETFSLIYLAKLFTAIGDARARATADLALAYSRAGNFGHHLAEALAILGELNLAAGDTAAAVGCLEESVDVWRTRGWLPFLARTLRRLGDAYAAAGDHDAAGVVRAEADDLTGRVSQQTGRQ; this is encoded by the coding sequence GTGTCGCCGCCGAGGTCCCACGTCCTGCAGGGGCTGCTCGGCGCGCTGCTGCTGGCCCAGGGCGAGCCGCTGCGGACCGAGAGGCTCACGCGGCTGGTGTGGGCCGACCGCGCCGAGATGACGAGCCGGGAGTCGGTGCACGTCGGGATCTCCCGGCTGCGCAAGTGGCTCAGGCAGCTGGGCGACGGCGGGCCGTCGATCGACTACGAGGACGGCTACCGCCTGGCCGTCCCCGGCGGCGACCTGGACCTGCACCGCTTCCGGGCGCTGATCGAACGGGCCCGCGCGGTGGAGGAGCCGGAGCCGCGCGCCGCCGTGCTCGTGTCCGCCCTGCGGCTGCGGCGCGGGCCCGTCCTCACCGGGATGGAGTACCTGGACCGCGCCGACGTCCTGCTGCGCTCGGTCGAGCAGCGCGTGCGCGAGGCGGTGATGGACCTGGCGACCGCGGCCCAGCGCGTCGACGACCCCGAGCCCGCGATCGCCGCCGTCCGCGCCCTGGCCGGGGACCTGCCCTTCGACGAGCCGCTGCACGCGGCGCTCATCGACCTGCTCGCCGCCGGCGGGCAGCCCGCCGAGGCGCTGAACGTCTACCGGCGGCTCGGCGAACGGCTCGCCGACGAGCTCGGCGTCGAGCCGAGCAGCCAGGTCCAGGACGCCTACCTGCGCGTCCTCGACCGCGACCGGCCGTTCGCCGCCGCGCCGGAGCCGGCCGCCGGCGCCCGCGCCGCCGTCCCGGTCCCGGCGCAGCTGCCGCCGGGCATCCCCGACTTCACCGGCCGCCTCGACGAGGCGGCGCTCATCGCCGAAAGCCTGACGAGCCCGGCGGACGGGCGGGCGCGGACGGTGGCGGTCACCACGATCGCGGGCATGGGCGGCATCGGCAAGACGGCCCTCGCCGTGCACGTGGCGCACCTGCTGACCGACACGTTCCCCGACGGCCAGCTCTACGCGAACCTGAACGGCGACGCCGACGCCAGGCCCAAGCCCTCGGAAGTCCTCGACCGGTTCCTGCGCGCGCTCGGGGTGAGCGGCTCGGGCGTCCCGCCGGCGCCGGCGGAGCGCGCGGCCCTGTTCCGCAGCCGCGTCGCCGGGCGCAGGGTGCTCGTCGTCCTCGACGGCGCCCTGAACGAGGAGCAGGTGCGGCCCCTGCTACCGGGCTCGCCCGGCACGGCCGTGCTCGTCACCAGCCGCAACCGCCTCACGGGGCTGGAGGGCGCGACGCTGCTGGACCTGGAGGTCCTGTCGCCGCCGCAGGCCGTCGACCTGCTCACCCGCGTCATCGGCCCGCGCCGCGTCGCGGCCGAGCCCGAGGGCGCGGTGGAGATCGTGCGGCTGTGCGGGCACATCCCGCTGGCCGTCCGGATCGCCGCGGGGCGGCTGGCCGGCCGCCCGAACTGGACCCTGGCCCACCTCGCCGAGGTGCTGCGCGACGAGCGCGGGCGGCTGGACGAGCTGTCGGTCGGCGACCTGGCGGTCCGGGCGAGCTTCCGGATGAGCTACCGGCCGCTGCCGCCCGCGACCCGGCGGGCGTTCAGGATGATCGGGCTGCTGGACGCGCCGGACTTCACCCTGTGGACGGTCGCCGCGCTCCTCGGCGTCCCGCTGAACGAGGCCCGGCCGCACCTGGAGAGGCTGATCGACGCCCAGCTCGTGAACGTGACCGGCACCGACGCCACCGGCGGGTTACGGCACCGCATGCACGAGCTGATCCGGCTGTACGCGCGCGAGTGCGCGGAGGCGGAGGACGCCCCCCGCCAGCGCACCGCCGCCCTCGCCCGGGCGCTCGGGGCCTGGCTGTGGCTCGCCGAGAACGCCGCCGAGCGCATCCCCGGCCCCGCCTACGCCTCCATGCACGGCACCGCGGCGCGCTGGCCCCTCTCCCCCGCCACCGCCGCGCGCCTGCTCGCCGACCCGCTGCAGTGGTTCGCCGCCGAGCTGCCCGCGCTGACGGCCGCCGCCCGGCAGGCGTGCGACCTCAAACTCGACGAGCTGGCCTGGGACCTCGCCGCCTCCCTGGAGAAGTTCTGCGACATCAGAGGGGCCTACGACGACTGGCGGCACACCAACGAGCGGGCGCTGCGGCTCTGCCGGGCGGCGCGGAACAAGCGGGGCGAGGCCGTCCTGCTGCGGGGCCTCCTGGAGGTCATCACCTGGACCTCGGAGGGCCGGACCAAGCCCGCGATGGTGGTGATGCGGGAGACGGCGGAACGGCTGCTGCGGCTGTTCACCGAGCTGGGCGACGAGCGGGGGATGGCGGACGCCCTCATCCAGATCAGCTGGGGCCTGGTGGCCCAGGGCGCCAAGGAGGAGGCCCTGGCCACGGCGACGCGAGCCCTGCGGCTCGCCGAGCCGTGCGGCTACCTGGGCGGGCAGGCGCGGGCCCTCCAGGTCCAGGCGGTGGCGCACGGCGAGGAGGACCCGCTGCGGGCCGTGCCCTGCCTGGAGCGCGCCCTGGAGATCGCCGAGCGGCTCGGCAATCCCCGGCTCAAGGCCACGGTCGTCCAGTTCCTCGGGGTGGGCCACGCCTTCGCGGGCGATCTCGGCACCGGGCAGGACATGCTCAACAGGTCGATCACGATGGCCCGCGAGCTGGACGACCGGTACCTCGAGACGTTCTCCCTCATCTACCTCGCGAAGCTGTTCACCGCGATCGGGGACGCGCGGGCCAGGGCCACCGCGGACCTCGCGCTCGCCTACAGCCGGGCGGGCAACTTCGGGCACCACCTCGCCGAGGCCCTCGCCATCCTCGGCGAGCTGAACCTGGCCGCGGGCGACACCGCCGCAGCCGTCGGCTGCCTGGAGGAGTCCGTGGACGTCTGGCGCACCCGCGGCTGGCTCCCGTTCCTCGCCCGGACGCTGCGCCGGCTGGGCGACGCCTACGCAGCGGCGGGCGACCACGACGCCGCCGGGGTCGTGCGAGCCGAGGCGGACGACCTGACGGGAAGGGTTTCCCAGCAAACAGGTAGACAATAA